The following coding sequences are from one Eleginops maclovinus isolate JMC-PN-2008 ecotype Puerto Natales chromosome 11, JC_Emac_rtc_rv5, whole genome shotgun sequence window:
- the LOC134872771 gene encoding putative nuclease HARBI1, with product MPAYLDDPYDIGAQIVRGSLRRARVFRDRHNPLAYPDDVLHERYRFSAEGIRYLCQLLEADVSNVTRRSQALTIEQMLCLSLRYFASGQYMYSIGDAENLSKNTVCRVIRKVVLALTKLVDAFVVFPGHLPARQIKEGFYAIAGFPRVIGAIDCTHIPISAPLGEHERDFVNRKSKHTINVQMTCDHHYMITSLDARWPGSVHDSRIFRESSLSDRFHQGQFDGILLGDRGYACMKFLITPFPDPQTRQQRSFNHAHSVTRARIEMTFGILKARFACLKVLRVKPDRACQTIAACVVLQNVATIRKERVPPHDPPPPPDITDPITLDHPTGRAVRDAITNQFFQ from the exons ATGCCAGCATACCTGGACGATCCGTACGATATAGGCGCGCAGATTGTGAGGGGCTCTCTTCGGAGGGCGAGGGTATTTAGAGACCGCCACAATCCGCTGGCGTACCCGGACGATGTTCTCCATGAAAGATATAGATTCTCAGCTGAGGGAATTCGTTACCTATGCCAGCTGCTCGAGGCGGACGTCTCTAATGTAACCCGCCGAAGTCAGGCCCTCACAATCgagcaaatgttatgtctttcattgCGCTATTTCGCCAGcggacaatatatgtattccatCGGTGATGCTGAAAACCTGAGTAAGAACACTGTATGCCGGGTGATACGGAAGGTGGTACTTGCTCTCACTAAActggtggatgcatttgttgtattcccTGGCCATTTGCCTGCACGTCAGATAAAAGAAGGGTTCTATGCAATCGCTG GTTTCCCAAGAGTAATTGGAGCCATTGATTGTACGCACATTCCTATCAGTGCACCCCTGGGAGAGCATGAGCGGGATTTTGTGAATAGAAagtccaaacacaccatcaatgtCCAG ATGACATGCGATCACCACTATATGATCACAAGCCTGGATGCAAGGTGGCCAGGGTCAGTCCATGACTCCCGTATATTCAGAGAatcatcactgtctgacagattccaccaag GGCAATTTGATGGAATCCTGCTGGGGGACCGTGGCTACGCATGCATGAAGTTCCTCATCACACCATTTCCTGATCCACAAACAAGGCAACAGAGATCATTTAATCATGCACACAGTGTCACTAGGGCCAGGATCGAAATGACATTTGGCATATTGAAGGCCCGATTCGCCTGCCTGAAGGTCCTTCGGGTCAAGCCAGACAGGGCCTGCCAAACCATAGCAGCATGTGTGGTTCTTCAGAATGTCGCCAcaataaggaaggaaagagtgccCCCTCATgatcctcccccaccccctgataTTACTGATCCAATCACCCTGGATCATCCAACAGGCCGTGCTGTCAGGGATGCCATTACCAACcagtttttccaatga